TAGTCGCACAACTGATCGACGGTGAATGGTGTGAAAGTCGCAGCCGTGAATTCATCGAAGTCACCGACCCTGCCACCCAAGAAGTTCTCGCCCTTGCGCCAAAGGCCACTTCAGAAGAAATCGAAGCGGCAATTGCCAGCGCCAAAACTGCTTTTCTGAGCTGGCGTGAAGTCCCGGTTTCAGATCGCGCCCGCCTGATGCTGCGCTATCAGCACCTGCTCAAAGAACACCAGGACGAAATCGCCGAGCTGCTGGCAAGCGAAACCGGCAAAACCCTGGCCGATGCCAAAGGTGACGTTTGGCGTGGCATTGAAGTGGTTGAACAGGCCTGCAATATTGCCAGCCTGATGATGGGCGAGACCATGGAAAACGTCGCCCGCAATATCGACACCGCCAGCTGGATTCAACCGCTGGGCGTGTGCGTCGGTATTACCCCCTTCAACTTCCCGGCGATGATTCCCCTGTGGATGTTCCCACTGGCCATCGCGGCCGGTAACAGCTTTATCCTCAAGCCGTCCGAGCAAGACCCGCTGACCCCAAATCGCCTGGCAGAACTGTTTATCGAAGCCGGCGCGCCCAAAGGCATCCTGCAAGTGCTGCATGGCGGTCGCGAAGTGGTCGACACCCTGCTGACGCACCCTGACGTACGCGCCATCTCCTTCGTTGGCTCCGTGCCGGTAGGCCAGCACATTTACCGCACCGGCAGCGCTCACATGAAGCGCGTGCAAGCCTTCGCCGGTGCAAAAAACCACATGGTGATCATGCCTGACGCGAACAAGCAGCAGGTGCTGAGCAACTTGGTCGGTGCCAGCTGCGGTGCCGCCGGGCAACGCTGTATGGCCATCAGC
The Pseudomonas mendocina DNA segment above includes these coding regions:
- a CDS encoding CoA-acylating methylmalonate-semialdehyde dehydrogenase — its product is MSKVVAQLIDGEWCESRSREFIEVTDPATQEVLALAPKATSEEIEAAIASAKTAFLSWREVPVSDRARLMLRYQHLLKEHQDEIAELLASETGKTLADAKGDVWRGIEVVEQACNIASLMMGETMENVARNIDTASWIQPLGVCVGITPFNFPAMIPLWMFPLAIAAGNSFILKPSEQDPLTPNRLAELFIEAGAPKGILQVLHGGREVVDTLLTHPDVRAISFVGSVPVGQHIYRTGSAHMKRVQAFAGAKNHMVIMPDANKQQVLSNLVGASCGAAGQRCMAISVAVFVGDSKQWIGELKEQMEALQPGYWRDGHSAYGPVISQQAKQRVLHLIAEGKAEGAECLLDGSHCTVEGYPNGNWVGPTLFRGVTQNMSLYREEIFGPVLVCMEVNTLEEAIELVNASPYGNGTSIFTRSGAAARHYQHAVEVGQVGVNVPVPVPLPFFSFTGWKGSFYGDLHAYGKQGVRFFTETKTVTSRWFDEDDVNGPNLTIQLK